Proteins encoded together in one Passer domesticus isolate bPasDom1 chromosome 6, bPasDom1.hap1, whole genome shotgun sequence window:
- the PELI2 gene encoding E3 ubiquitin-protein ligase pellino homolog 2 isoform X3, translating into MSPEFQKRQLKRSDVTEKAISSKGHHSISYTLSRSQTVVVEYIHDRDTDMFQVGRSTESPIDFVVTDTISGNQNSDETQITQSTISRFACRIVCDRNPPYTARIFAAGFDSSKNIFLGEKAAKWKNPDGHMDGLTTNGVLVMHPKGGFTEESKPGVWREISVCGDVYTLRETRSAQHRGKLVENETNILQDGSLIDLCGATLLWRTADGLLRSPTQKHIEALRQEINAARPQCPVGFNTLAFPSMTRKDVVKKKDVEEKQPWAYLSCGHVHGYHNWGHRSDTEANERECPMCRTVGPYVPLWLGCEAGFYVDAGPPTHAFTPCGHVCSEKTAKYWSQIPLPHGTHAFHAACPFCATQLSGGNNCVKLIFQGPID; encoded by the exons ATGAGTCCAGAATTCCAGAAGAGGCAATTAAAGAGATCAGATGTTACAGAGAAG GCAATCAGCTCAAAAGGCCACCACAGCATCTCTTACACATTATCCAGAAGCCAGACAGTTGTAGTGGAATATATTCATGACCGAGATACAGACATGTTTCAG gttgGGAGATCTACAGAAAGTCCCATAGACTTTGTAGTAACAGACACTATTTCAGGAAATCAAAACAGTGATGAAACCCAGATTACCCAGAGCACCATCTCCCGATTTGCCTGCAGGATTGTTTGTGACAGGAACCCACCATACACAGCAAGGATCTTTGCAGCTGGCTTTGACTCatctaaaaatatatttcttggT GAAAAAGCAGCCAAGTGGAAAAACCCTGATGGCCACATGGATGGATTGACAACCAACGGGGTGCTGGTGATGCACCCCAAGGGAGGCTTCACGGAGGAGTCCAAGCCCGGGGTGTGGCGGGAGATCTCCGTCTGTGGGGACGTCTACACGCTCCGGGAGACCAGGTCTGCTCAGCACAGGGGCAAACTG GTAGAAAACGAGACCAACATCCTGCAGGACGGCTCCCTGATCGACCTGTGCGGGGCCACGCTGCTGTGGAGGACGGCGGACGGGCTGCTGCGCTCGCCGACGCAGAAACACATCGAGGCGCTGCGGCAGGAGATCAACGCCGCGCGGCCCCAGTGCCCCGTGGGCTTCAACACCCTGGCCTTCCCCAGCATGACCCGCAAGGACgtggtgaagaagaaggacGTGGAGGAGAAGCAGCCTTGGGCCTACCTCAGCTGCGGCCACGTGCACGGCTACCACAACTGGGGCCACCGCAGCGACACGGAAGCCAACGAGCGCGAGTGCCCCATGTGCAGAACCGTGGGCCCCTACGTGCCTCTGTGGCTGGGCTGCGAGGCCGGCTTCTACGTGGACGCCGGGCCCCCCACGCACGCTTTCACCCCCTGTGGGCACGTGTGCTCCGAGAAGACTGCCAAGTACTGGTCGCAGATCCCGCTGCCCCACGGGACTCACGCCTTCCACGCCGCCTGCCCCTTCTGCGCCACGCAGCTCTCGGGCGGCAACAACTGCGTCAAGCTCATCTTTCAGGGCCCCATCGACTGA